The Penaeus vannamei isolate JL-2024 chromosome 39, ASM4276789v1, whole genome shotgun sequence genome window below encodes:
- the LOC138860028 gene encoding RNA-binding protein 25-like: MVEMLRVTSIERMTLREEFEGDINREKEFEGDINREKEFEGDINREKEFEGDINREEEFEGDVNREKEFEGDISREEDLEGDINREEEFEGDINREKEFEGDINREEDLEGDINRKNLRDGFEGDINRDKEFEGDINREEEFEGDINREKEFEGDINREKEFEGDINREKEFEGDINRDKEFEGDINREKEFEGDINREKEFEGDRHLLLTPDTKEPKKEAHDLVELKHLGTLHLGQEGFSFAINNTGVGKSGNDINKSDSEDLESDITSSPGNDINRFGKEDLESDITSSPGNDINRFGKEDLESDITSSPGNDINRFGKEDLESDITSSPGNDINRFGKEDLESDITSSPGNDINRFGKEDLESDITSSPGNDINRFDNEDLESDITSRSCEEDLEDDVNLENH; this comes from the exons ATGGTGGAAATGTTGAGGGTGACATCAATTGAGAGGATGACTTTGAGG GAAGAATTTGAGGGTGACatcaatagagagaaagaatttgaggGTGACatcaatagagagaaagaatttgaggGTGACatcaatagagagaaagaatttgaggGTGACATCAATAGAGAGGAAGAATTTGAGGGTGACgtcaatagagagaaagaatttgaggGTGACATCAGTAGAGAGGAAGACCTTGAGGGTGACATCAATAGAGAGGAAGAATTTGAGGGTGACatcaatagagagaaagaatttgaggGTGACATCAATAGAGAGGAAGACCTTGAGGGTGACATCAATAGAAAGAATTTGAGG GATGGATTTGAGGGTGACATCAATAGAGACAAAGAATTTGAGGGTGACATCAATAGAGAGGAAGAATTTGAGGGTGACatcaatagagagaaagaatttgaggGTGACatcaatagagagaaagaatttgaggGTGACatcaatagagagaaagaatttgaggGTGACATCAATAGAGACAAAGAATTTGAGGGTGACatcaatagagagaaagaatttgaggGTGACatcaatagagagaaagaatttgaggGTGAC cgccacctcctcctcacgCCAGACACTAAGGAGCCCAAGAAGGAAGCCCACGACTTGGTTGAG CTCAAGCATCTCGGGACGTTACATCTGGGACAAGAAGGGTTTTCTTTCGCCATCAATAACACTGGCGTCGGAAAATCTGGAAACGACATCAATAAGTCTGACAGCGAAGATCTTGAGAGTGACATCACCAGTAGCcctggaaatgacatcaataggTTTGGCAAAGAAGATCTTGAGAGTGACATCACCAGTAGCcctggaaatgacatcaataggTTTGGCAAAGAAGATCTTGAGAGTGACATCACCAGTAGCcctggaaatgacatcaataggTTTGGCAAAGAAGATCTTGAGAGTGACATCACCAGTAGCcctggaaatgacatcaataggTTTGGCAAAGAAGATCTTGAGAGTGACATCACCAGTAGCcctggaaatgacatcaataggTTTGGCAAAGAAGATCTTGAGAGTGACATCACCAGTAGCcctggaaatgacatcaataggTTTGACAACGAAGATCTTGAGAGTGACATCACCAGTAGGTCTTGCGAGGAAGATCTTGAGGACGACGTCAACCTCGAA AATCATTAG